The following proteins are encoded in a genomic region of Arcobacter suis CECT 7833:
- a CDS encoding fibronectin type III domain-containing protein — protein sequence MTNLMKTTSLAALILLFSGCTNIIDDLNGPIKPKVDNSIEIVNYNSIKSIPDMANIGFEWEKVNDPRVVGYNFYRTEIDKGSTELKLVKSIDNKYATHYVDKELEPKTRYAYQISSRTADGTESKTTDAYIVQTLPRIVPVEFVQAISNLPKSVKLVWRPHTDKRVGYYRIEKYNTLLNEWIILKTVKERLQVEYLDTGLDDNTSYKYRIKAFSFDDVEAAPSKTVIAKTKPLPATVNNVQATNNQPKKITVSWEASTTSDVVKYAIYRSTFSAFGYTKIKEVNASTLQYEDTTENTGKTYYYKIIAIDKDGLENSSNSVQGMSFNSLSNPTSNLAKIELNKNYYN from the coding sequence ATGACAAACTTAATGAAAACAACATCGTTAGCAGCTTTAATACTTTTATTTAGTGGTTGCACTAATATAATTGATGATTTAAATGGTCCTATAAAACCAAAAGTTGATAATTCTATTGAAATAGTAAATTATAACTCTATTAAATCTATTCCAGATATGGCAAATATTGGTTTTGAATGGGAAAAAGTAAATGATCCAAGAGTTGTTGGTTATAATTTTTATAGAACTGAAATAGATAAAGGTTCAACCGAATTAAAACTTGTAAAATCTATTGATAATAAATATGCAACTCACTATGTTGACAAAGAATTGGAACCAAAAACAAGATATGCTTACCAAATATCTTCAAGAACAGCTGATGGAACAGAATCAAAAACAACTGATGCATATATTGTTCAAACTCTTCCTAGAATTGTTCCTGTTGAATTTGTACAAGCAATATCAAATTTACCAAAAAGTGTAAAACTAGTTTGGAGACCTCACACAGATAAAAGAGTTGGTTATTATAGAATTGAAAAATATAATACTCTTTTAAATGAATGGATAATACTAAAAACTGTAAAAGAAAGACTTCAAGTTGAATATTTAGATACAGGATTAGATGACAATACAAGTTATAAATATAGAATTAAAGCATTTAGTTTTGATGATGTTGAAGCAGCTCCTAGTAAAACGGTTATAGCTAAAACAAAACCTCTTCCAGCAACTGTTAATAATGTTCAAGCAACAAATAATCAACCTAAAAAAATTACAGTATCTTGGGAAGCATCTACGACAAGTGATGTTGTAAAATATGCAATATATAGAAGTACATTTAGTGCTTTTGGTTACACAAAAATAAAAGAAGTTAATGCAAGTACTTTACAATATGAAGATACTACAGAGAATACTGGAAAAACATATTATTATAAAATTATTGCTATAGATAAAGATGGTCTAGAAAATTCTTCTAACTCTGTACAAGGTATGAGTTTTAATTCACTTTCTAATCCAACTTCAAATTTAGCAAAAATTGAACTAAACAAAAATTATTATAACTAA
- a CDS encoding RluA family pseudouridine synthase: MDKNFIVSETNRLDKFLALQIDASRNQIEQLIKKEYVKVDGKIVSKTGLKLKENQIVNVHFPEAEFNTIKDELFIRKSLEDKNIEIIYEDDDILVINKPYNLTVHDAPSVKDATLVDWLKLNNISLSTLSGEERHGIVHRLDKGTSGVMVVAKTNQAHVGLSKQLEEKTMGRYYLAITDMPLKDNIIITKPIGRNSNNRLKMSIEENGRFAKSAFHKIALSDKENFELIAAKLYTGRTHQIRVHLSSINRHILGDNLYGFKGELNKINRFYLHAYYLYLTHPITNKQMSFKANLPNDMDEFLNTNFQKENINDKLNENNIVSSFNTFI, encoded by the coding sequence ATGGATAAAAATTTTATTGTTTCTGAAACAAATAGGTTAGATAAATTTCTAGCATTACAAATTGATGCTTCAAGAAATCAAATAGAACAACTAATAAAAAAAGAGTATGTAAAAGTAGATGGCAAAATAGTTAGCAAAACTGGTTTAAAATTAAAAGAGAATCAAATAGTTAATGTTCACTTCCCTGAGGCTGAATTTAACACCATAAAAGATGAATTATTTATAAGAAAATCATTAGAAGATAAAAATATAGAAATCATTTATGAAGATGATGATATTTTAGTTATAAATAAGCCTTATAACCTAACTGTTCATGATGCTCCAAGTGTAAAAGATGCAACTTTAGTTGATTGGCTTAAGTTAAATAATATTTCATTATCTACACTAAGTGGAGAAGAAAGACATGGAATTGTTCATAGACTTGATAAAGGAACAAGTGGGGTAATGGTTGTTGCAAAAACAAATCAGGCTCATGTAGGATTATCAAAACAGCTTGAAGAAAAAACTATGGGAAGGTATTATTTAGCAATAACTGACATGCCTTTAAAAGATAATATTATAATTACTAAGCCCATAGGTAGAAATTCAAATAATAGATTAAAAATGTCAATTGAAGAAAATGGAAGATTTGCAAAATCGGCATTTCATAAAATTGCATTAAGTGATAAAGAAAATTTTGAGCTAATAGCTGCAAAATTATATACAGGTAGAACTCATCAGATAAGAGTTCACTTAAGTTCGATAAATAGGCATATATTAGGTGATAATTTATATGGTTTTAAGGGCGAATTAAATAAAATAAATAGATTTTATTTGCATGCTTATTATCTTTATTTAACTCATCCTATCACAAATAAGCAAATGAGTTTTAAAGCAAATTTACCAAATGATATGGATGAATTCCTAAATACTAATTTTCAAAAGGAGAATATAAATGACAAACTTAATGAAAACAACATCGTTAGCAGCTTTAATACTTTTATTTAG
- a CDS encoding FtsW/RodA/SpoVE family cell cycle protein — protein MRLFDKRIISHFDYLLIIFVLPLIFISYHLIGETNERLANKQLVYYVISIFAFLLVFILPIRKKIRTIPTLYWLGIILLVAVEFVGITKLGAARWLPIPFLNTTIQPSELIKPVFILMLGYLIHHKPPPKGGYNFLDFCYFSFYILLPFLLIAKEPDLGTAMVLLLVGYGVLFIIGVNWKIWTTIFIIVGLTSPFIYTYLIKDYQKKRITDFVSEEPSYHVQQSIIAIGSGGLTGKQSEEATQTQLKFLPIATSDFIFAYFVERYGFLGAIGLIFLYALIIMHLLSMNYYFKDDYIVRVFASGLGLLIFFNMSVNVLMVIGFAPVVGIPLPLFSYGGSSFINFIVTFAILENLLAFRYMNLYNYERKL, from the coding sequence ATGCGTTTATTTGATAAAAGAATTATTTCCCATTTTGATTATTTGTTAATAATATTTGTTTTACCTTTGATATTCATATCATACCATTTAATTGGTGAAACAAACGAAAGGTTAGCTAATAAACAACTAGTATATTATGTAATTTCTATTTTTGCGTTTCTTTTAGTTTTTATTTTACCTATTAGAAAAAAAATTAGAACTATACCAACTTTATATTGGTTAGGTATTATATTATTAGTAGCTGTTGAATTTGTAGGTATTACAAAATTAGGAGCTGCAAGATGGTTGCCTATACCTTTTTTAAACACAACTATTCAGCCTTCTGAATTAATAAAACCAGTGTTTATTTTGATGCTTGGATATTTAATTCATCATAAACCACCACCAAAGGGTGGTTATAATTTTTTAGATTTTTGTTATTTTTCTTTTTATATATTATTACCATTTTTATTAATTGCAAAGGAACCTGATTTAGGAACTGCAATGGTTTTACTTTTGGTAGGTTATGGTGTTTTATTTATTATTGGGGTAAATTGGAAAATTTGGACAACTATTTTTATTATAGTAGGTTTAACTTCACCATTTATTTATACATATTTAATTAAAGATTATCAGAAAAAAAGAATTACTGATTTTGTTTCAGAAGAACCAAGTTATCATGTTCAACAATCAATTATTGCTATTGGTTCAGGCGGACTTACTGGAAAACAAAGTGAAGAAGCAACTCAAACTCAATTAAAATTTTTACCAATTGCAACAAGTGACTTTATTTTTGCATATTTTGTTGAAAGATATGGATTTTTGGGCGCAATAGGATTGATATTTTTATATGCATTAATTATTATGCATTTACTTAGTATGAATTATTATTTTAAAGATGATTATATAGTCAGGGTTTTTGCCTCTGGATTGGGTCTTTTGATATTTTTTAATATGAGTGTAAATGTTTTGATGGTTATAGGATTTGCTCCTGTTGTTGGAATTCCACTACCCTTATTTTCTTATGGTGGGAGTTCTTTTATAAACTTTATTGTAACTTTTGCTATTTTAGAAAATTTATTGGCATTTAGGTATATGAATTTATATAATTATGAAAGAAAATTGTAA